The following are encoded together in the Luteolibacter rhizosphaerae genome:
- a CDS encoding transporter substrate-binding domain-containing protein translates to MPRLLLLIFCCFLAACGKKDNSLRVGMELTYPPFEMKDAQGNPDGVGVKMAEALAADLGRPLKIVPMEFSGLIPALKSGNVDIVISSMTATDERRESVEFSEPYAFTGLSILLGKDSTVRSIEDLKKDGIRVAMKAGTTGESWAAANLPKAKITAFTEEPACVMEVAQGRADAFIYDQLSIYRYHKENLDTTRALLNAFVQENWAVALPKGDTETKAKVDAFIAKFRAEGGFSKLADQYLGEEKKAMEELGVPFIIR, encoded by the coding sequence ATGCCACGCCTGCTCCTGCTGATCTTCTGCTGCTTCCTCGCTGCCTGCGGGAAGAAGGACAACTCCCTCCGCGTCGGCATGGAGCTGACCTACCCGCCCTTCGAGATGAAAGACGCCCAAGGCAATCCCGACGGGGTAGGGGTCAAGATGGCCGAGGCCCTCGCCGCCGATCTCGGCCGCCCGCTCAAGATCGTCCCGATGGAGTTCAGCGGCCTCATCCCCGCCCTGAAGTCCGGCAATGTCGATATCGTGATCTCCTCGATGACCGCCACCGACGAACGTCGCGAGTCGGTCGAGTTCTCCGAACCCTACGCCTTCACCGGCCTCTCGATCCTCCTCGGCAAGGACTCCACCGTCCGATCCATCGAGGACCTCAAGAAGGATGGCATCCGCGTCGCCATGAAAGCTGGCACTACCGGCGAGTCTTGGGCTGCAGCGAATCTGCCGAAGGCCAAGATCACCGCCTTCACCGAGGAACCCGCCTGCGTCATGGAGGTCGCCCAAGGCCGGGCAGACGCCTTCATCTACGATCAGCTTAGTATCTATCGCTACCACAAGGAGAACCTCGATACCACCCGCGCCCTTCTTAATGCCTTCGTGCAGGAGAACTGGGCCGTCGCCTTGCCGAAGGGTGACACCGAGACCAAGGCCAAGGTCGATGCCTTCATCGCGAAGTTCCGCGCGGAAGGCGGCTTCTCCAAGCTGGCCGATCAATACCTAGGCGAGGAAAAGAAGGCCATGGAAGAGCTCGGTGTGCCCTTCATCATCCGCTGA
- a CDS encoding RluA family pseudouridine synthase — MELRVDGNAGMRLDAWLAAKLPELSRSRIQELIREQFILRNGEPAKPRDAVAAGDRLSVAIPEAVPAEAQPQDIPVKILFEDEHVVVLDKDSGMVVHPAAGNPDGTLVNALLHHCKGRLSGIGGVERPGIVHRLDKDTSGCMVVAKTDVAHHSLTEQFSGRTMEKLYLAVVQGVPTPATDTVFTHIGRHPVNRQKMAVVNPPGGKTAITDYEILAIDRASNSTLVLCHLHTGRTHQIRVHMLHKGCPLIGDPIYARPERQTAKPGRLMLHAWRLSFDHPVSGERLKFQAEVPPEYTPWILAMDGDLPG, encoded by the coding sequence ATGGAACTGCGTGTGGACGGGAATGCCGGGATGCGGCTGGATGCGTGGCTGGCGGCGAAGCTGCCGGAGCTTTCACGCTCGCGCATCCAAGAGCTGATCCGCGAGCAATTCATCCTGAGGAACGGGGAACCGGCGAAGCCGCGGGACGCGGTGGCGGCGGGCGACCGGCTGAGCGTGGCGATTCCCGAGGCGGTGCCCGCGGAGGCTCAGCCTCAGGATATCCCGGTGAAGATCCTGTTCGAGGACGAGCACGTGGTGGTGCTGGACAAGGATTCCGGGATGGTGGTGCACCCGGCGGCAGGCAATCCGGACGGCACGCTGGTGAACGCGCTCTTGCATCATTGCAAAGGGCGCCTGTCGGGGATCGGTGGTGTGGAGCGACCGGGGATCGTGCATCGCTTGGACAAGGACACCTCCGGCTGCATGGTGGTGGCGAAGACGGATGTAGCCCACCACTCGCTGACCGAGCAGTTCTCCGGACGGACGATGGAGAAGCTCTATCTGGCGGTGGTGCAGGGTGTGCCCACGCCGGCGACTGACACGGTTTTCACGCACATCGGGCGGCATCCGGTGAACCGGCAGAAGATGGCGGTGGTGAATCCGCCGGGCGGAAAGACGGCGATCACGGACTACGAGATCCTGGCGATCGACCGGGCGAGCAACAGCACGCTGGTGCTATGCCATCTGCATACGGGGCGGACGCACCAGATCCGGGTGCACATGCTGCACAAGGGCTGTCCTTTGATCGGGGATCCGATCTATGCGCGGCCGGAGAGGCAAACGGCGAAGCCGGGAAGGCTGATGCTGCATGCGTGGCGATTGAGTTTCGATCACCCGGTGAGCGGCGAGCGGTTGAAGTTTCAGGCGGAGGTGCCGCCGGAGTATACGCCGTGGATCTTGGCGATGGATGGGGACTTGCCGGGGTGA
- a CDS encoding serine/threonine-protein kinase: MPEGEPEIACCHACGTTMDVSQVAPFSNVECPACGQQTRVKREFGPYTLLRRHAIGGMSVVFIANDNTLGREVVVKILNEEYGANENRITAFEEEARITASFSHPHVVRVFTTGRAFGRFYIAMELVGGGHFEHHIRERGSIPEAEALPLAIQVAEGLKAAQSAGLIHRDIKPGNILLDVSGNAKIVDFGLALVTKGGKAKATEIWATPYYVPPETIEGMQEDFRSDLYAFGATIYHALAGKPPCDEESMDTNKLREAKRRVMPLAKMAPWVSLDTCLAVDRAMAHDPNQRFRSYNDLLSALETARQRLAAGATVTPASVARHAAHRRREKMSLIGAGIMVLVAIAFGVWWVGRGEEDEPAVTSNSHASALSQAGGKDNSDSLRAGAKYREAGDALRAGDYAKAGLTFAAVRDDRGVLEPTGSWAACQSVVCAYLNGSSSDAKKEASAAITHISNAIGVDDQTGDELIVALDKIKSIRPMVRPESASPPTGAALMAALLYGLKNWEQGSPDTARPHLEAVAASEGKGSDAWIEPYRDIVAAYLSDLQTLKSAIPDTLPEDPETCRSLADELHAVHAGLKTKGRARFNIRALQLDLEKRARLLEAKPALAPAEPSETQEQMPVGPLAAIRAVAAECRFAEAATLLKDKADGDETVAATLMLAEAAEAFLGELEEGLKSPPAALALELRDSTKLDKITGTRPGGLLTVDASGSPRDIAWSELSPDSMIALHRALVKSSSSEIERLRRHEQAIAFDLLAGNPERAKEAGNKLAARSPAFKRRWDTMQRALR, translated from the coding sequence ATGCCCGAGGGGGAACCGGAGATCGCTTGCTGCCATGCCTGTGGGACGACCATGGACGTGTCCCAAGTCGCGCCCTTTTCAAATGTCGAATGCCCGGCCTGCGGCCAGCAAACTCGCGTGAAGCGCGAGTTCGGCCCCTACACCCTCCTTCGCCGCCACGCCATCGGCGGCATGAGCGTGGTCTTCATCGCGAATGACAACACCCTCGGCCGCGAGGTCGTCGTCAAAATTCTCAATGAGGAATATGGCGCGAACGAGAACCGCATTACCGCTTTCGAGGAGGAAGCCCGCATCACCGCTTCCTTCAGCCACCCGCACGTCGTCCGCGTTTTCACCACCGGGCGAGCCTTCGGTCGCTTCTACATCGCCATGGAGCTCGTCGGCGGCGGCCACTTCGAGCATCACATCCGCGAGCGCGGCTCGATCCCGGAGGCCGAAGCTCTTCCGCTGGCCATTCAGGTCGCCGAGGGCCTCAAAGCCGCCCAATCCGCCGGCCTCATCCACCGTGATATCAAGCCGGGCAATATCCTTCTCGATGTCTCCGGCAATGCCAAGATCGTCGACTTCGGGCTCGCCCTCGTCACCAAAGGCGGCAAGGCCAAGGCCACCGAGATTTGGGCCACTCCCTACTACGTGCCGCCCGAGACCATCGAGGGCATGCAGGAGGACTTCCGCTCGGATCTCTATGCCTTCGGTGCCACCATTTACCACGCCCTCGCTGGCAAGCCGCCCTGCGATGAGGAGTCGATGGACACCAACAAGCTCCGCGAGGCCAAACGCCGCGTGATGCCTCTTGCCAAGATGGCCCCATGGGTCAGCCTGGACACTTGCCTCGCCGTGGATCGGGCCATGGCCCACGACCCGAATCAGCGCTTCCGCTCCTACAACGACCTGCTCTCCGCCTTGGAGACCGCTCGCCAGCGCCTCGCCGCTGGCGCCACCGTCACCCCCGCCTCGGTCGCACGTCACGCCGCGCACCGCCGCCGTGAGAAGATGTCGCTCATTGGCGCGGGCATCATGGTCCTCGTCGCCATTGCCTTCGGGGTCTGGTGGGTTGGCCGCGGTGAGGAGGATGAGCCCGCTGTTACCTCGAATTCTCACGCTTCCGCCCTCTCGCAAGCCGGAGGCAAGGATAACTCGGACAGCCTCCGCGCCGGGGCCAAGTATCGCGAGGCAGGCGACGCCCTCCGCGCGGGCGATTATGCCAAGGCGGGTCTCACCTTCGCCGCCGTCCGCGATGACCGCGGTGTCCTTGAACCCACCGGTTCATGGGCTGCCTGTCAGAGCGTCGTGTGCGCCTATCTCAATGGCTCATCGAGCGACGCCAAGAAGGAAGCAAGTGCTGCCATCACCCATATCTCGAATGCCATCGGAGTCGACGACCAGACGGGCGATGAGCTGATTGTCGCACTCGATAAGATCAAGAGCATCCGCCCGATGGTTCGGCCCGAGTCGGCTTCTCCTCCGACGGGTGCCGCGCTCATGGCCGCGCTCCTTTACGGCCTGAAAAACTGGGAGCAGGGCTCTCCGGACACGGCCCGTCCTCATCTCGAAGCCGTCGCGGCATCCGAAGGGAAGGGGAGCGATGCCTGGATCGAGCCTTATCGCGACATCGTCGCCGCCTATCTCAGCGATCTGCAGACTCTCAAGAGCGCCATACCGGACACGCTTCCGGAAGACCCCGAAACCTGCCGCAGTCTCGCGGATGAGCTTCATGCCGTTCACGCCGGACTGAAAACAAAGGGCCGTGCCCGCTTCAATATCCGCGCCCTTCAACTCGATCTCGAGAAGCGCGCCCGCTTGCTCGAAGCCAAACCTGCGCTTGCTCCGGCGGAACCGTCGGAAACTCAGGAGCAAATGCCCGTCGGCCCTCTTGCCGCCATCCGCGCCGTCGCCGCGGAGTGCCGCTTCGCCGAAGCCGCCACCCTCTTGAAGGACAAGGCTGATGGCGATGAAACGGTCGCCGCCACGCTCATGCTCGCCGAAGCTGCCGAGGCTTTCCTCGGCGAGCTCGAAGAAGGCCTCAAGTCACCACCCGCCGCGCTGGCCCTCGAGCTCCGGGATAGCACCAAGCTCGACAAGATCACCGGCACTCGCCCCGGCGGTCTCCTCACCGTGGATGCCTCCGGCAGCCCCCGGGACATCGCGTGGAGCGAGCTCTCTCCGGACAGCATGATCGCGCTCCATCGCGCGCTGGTCAAAAGCAGCTCCAGCGAGATCGAGCGCCTCCGCCGCCACGAACAGGCCATCGCCTTCGACCTCCTTGCCGGCAATCCCGAGCGTGCCAAGGAAGCGGGCAACAAGCTCGCCGCCAGATCCCCCGCATTCAAGCGCCGATGGGACACCATGCAGCGGGCGCTTCGCTGA
- a CDS encoding DNA topoisomerase IV subunit B, producing MAEYTEADIKSLDWREHIRLRPGMYIGKLGDGSSPDDGIYILLKEVMDNSIDEHIMGHGKEIRVEIDEEGRVEVRDFGRGIPLGKLYDCAAQINTGAKYDSEAFKKSVGLNGVGIKAVNALSGFFEIQAWRDGQTKAIEFSKGIVTENMEASRKEEAPSGTRLAFDVDRTIFPAKTKFKEAVVEKMCRYYSYLNPGLTIVFNGKKFKSKDGLLDLLREEMESEALYDPIHLTGKDIEVAFTHTAESGEEYYTFVNGQNTTQGGTHLQAFREGLVNAIRGFYKKQYDPADIRAGIEAAIVVRIEEPVFESQTKTKLGSATISPNGESIRTFVGNFLKQHLDNYLHKHPKVAEAIQKRIQAAERERKDLKGIQKIARERARQAKVHNKKLRDCRAHLDSKHKQRLDSTLFITEGDSASGSITKSREVETQAVFSLRGKPLNTFGLAKKIVYENEEFALLQAALGIEDGIAELRYNKVIIATDADVDGMHIRLLLLTFFLQFFPEIIREGHLFILQTPLFRVRNKKETIYCYDEQAKEKALTKLGKTSEITRFKGLGEISPDEFKFMIGPDMRLDPVEFEEGKGVKELLAFYMGKNTPDRQDFIIGNLRVDVDRQVA from the coding sequence ATGGCCGAATACACCGAAGCTGACATCAAGTCCCTCGATTGGCGCGAACACATCCGGCTCCGGCCTGGGATGTATATCGGCAAGCTCGGTGACGGTTCCTCTCCGGACGACGGCATCTACATCCTCCTCAAGGAGGTCATGGATAACTCCATCGACGAGCACATCATGGGGCACGGCAAGGAGATCCGCGTCGAGATCGACGAGGAAGGCCGCGTCGAGGTACGCGACTTCGGCCGCGGCATCCCCCTCGGCAAGCTCTACGACTGCGCCGCCCAGATCAACACCGGTGCCAAGTACGACAGCGAGGCCTTCAAGAAGTCCGTCGGCCTGAACGGCGTCGGCATCAAGGCCGTCAACGCGCTCTCCGGCTTCTTCGAGATCCAGGCATGGCGCGATGGCCAGACCAAGGCCATCGAGTTCTCGAAAGGTATCGTCACCGAGAACATGGAGGCCTCCCGCAAGGAAGAGGCCCCCTCCGGCACCCGCCTCGCTTTCGATGTCGACCGCACCATCTTCCCGGCCAAGACCAAGTTCAAGGAGGCGGTGGTCGAGAAGATGTGCCGCTACTACAGCTACCTGAATCCGGGCCTCACCATCGTCTTCAACGGCAAGAAGTTCAAATCGAAGGACGGCCTGCTCGACCTGCTCCGCGAGGAGATGGAGAGCGAAGCCCTCTACGATCCCATCCACCTCACGGGTAAGGACATCGAGGTCGCCTTCACCCACACCGCGGAAAGCGGGGAGGAGTACTACACCTTCGTCAACGGCCAGAACACCACCCAGGGCGGCACTCACCTCCAAGCCTTCCGCGAGGGCCTCGTGAATGCCATCCGCGGCTTCTACAAGAAGCAGTACGATCCCGCCGATATCCGCGCCGGCATCGAGGCCGCCATCGTCGTCCGCATCGAGGAGCCCGTCTTCGAATCCCAGACCAAGACCAAGCTCGGCTCCGCCACTATCTCTCCGAATGGCGAATCGATCCGCACCTTCGTCGGCAACTTCCTCAAGCAGCACCTCGACAACTATCTCCACAAGCACCCGAAGGTCGCGGAAGCCATCCAGAAGCGAATCCAGGCCGCCGAGCGCGAGCGCAAGGACCTGAAGGGCATCCAGAAGATCGCCCGCGAGCGCGCCCGCCAGGCGAAGGTGCACAACAAGAAGCTTCGCGACTGCCGCGCCCACCTCGATTCCAAGCACAAGCAGCGCCTCGATAGCACCCTCTTCATCACCGAGGGCGACTCCGCTTCCGGCTCCATCACCAAGAGCCGCGAGGTAGAAACCCAGGCCGTCTTCTCGCTCCGCGGCAAGCCGCTCAATACCTTCGGCCTCGCCAAGAAGATCGTCTACGAGAACGAGGAGTTTGCCCTGCTCCAAGCCGCACTCGGCATTGAGGACGGCATCGCCGAACTCCGCTACAACAAGGTCATCATCGCCACCGATGCCGATGTGGACGGCATGCACATCCGCCTGCTGCTCCTCACCTTCTTCCTCCAGTTTTTCCCGGAGATCATCCGCGAGGGCCACCTCTTCATCCTGCAGACCCCGCTGTTCCGCGTCCGCAACAAGAAGGAAACGATCTACTGCTACGACGAACAGGCGAAGGAGAAGGCCCTGACCAAGCTCGGCAAGACCTCCGAGATTACCCGCTTCAAGGGCCTCGGCGAAATCTCGCCCGACGAGTTCAAGTTCATGATCGGCCCCGACATGCGCCTCGATCCCGTCGAGTTCGAGGAAGGCAAGGGCGTCAAGGAGCTCCTCGCCTTCTACATGGGCAAGAACACCCCCGACCGCCAGGACTTCATCATCGGCAATCTCCGTGTCGACGTCGACCGTCAGGTCGCCTGA
- a CDS encoding ATP-dependent Clp protease proteolytic subunit, whose amino-acid sequence MKVTTRSTLALLAMATTLVAQEPAQAPAAVPAAPAPATATTPPIAIGDAPVVATPAVEKPAEKAPEAPKPDPIKAEQEKLTLENSLAAERLKAETNAIREEITRLKMEKELLAERISLAATKRQAAEEDANAKVEAESAKIMREASIAKAKAELLTNELKAVQSQSGIEISKLQNQIASYEMESKRKGYADAKPIYLENPLKDDGTLVISDRRIALNGLITMATADHITDRIDFFNNADRKLPIFIVIDQSPGGSVMAGYRILKAMESSDAPVHVVVKSFAASMAAGITTLAKESYAYPNAIILHHQISSTLFGQLNLTEQGEVVKESQRWWTRLATPVAQKMGVTTDEFIQRMYAHSTSGDWSEFGEDAQKLKWVNHIVQGIEESSFTKNPDAAPAPQPQVAAQLEEKVDANGKPFAFLPRLTPKDVYFLYNPDSYYRMR is encoded by the coding sequence ATGAAAGTGACCACCCGTAGCACCCTCGCCCTGCTTGCCATGGCGACCACCCTCGTCGCCCAAGAGCCCGCGCAGGCACCGGCTGCGGTGCCTGCAGCACCCGCCCCTGCCACCGCGACCACGCCGCCGATCGCGATCGGTGATGCACCGGTAGTCGCCACCCCGGCGGTGGAGAAGCCGGCCGAGAAGGCCCCGGAAGCACCGAAGCCGGACCCGATCAAGGCCGAACAGGAGAAGCTGACGCTGGAGAACAGCCTGGCCGCCGAGCGCCTGAAGGCCGAGACGAACGCGATCCGCGAGGAGATCACCCGCCTGAAGATGGAGAAGGAGTTGCTGGCCGAGCGGATTTCGCTGGCCGCGACCAAGCGTCAGGCCGCCGAAGAAGATGCCAACGCGAAGGTGGAGGCGGAGAGCGCCAAGATCATGCGCGAAGCCTCGATCGCCAAGGCGAAGGCCGAGCTGCTCACCAACGAGCTGAAGGCCGTGCAAAGCCAGTCTGGCATCGAGATCAGCAAGCTGCAGAACCAGATCGCCTCTTATGAGATGGAGAGCAAGCGCAAGGGCTATGCCGATGCGAAGCCGATCTACCTGGAGAACCCGCTGAAGGATGACGGCACGCTGGTGATCTCCGACCGCCGGATCGCGCTGAACGGCCTGATCACCATGGCGACCGCGGACCACATCACGGACCGCATCGATTTCTTCAACAACGCCGACCGCAAGCTGCCGATCTTCATCGTGATCGACCAATCGCCGGGTGGCTCGGTGATGGCCGGCTACCGGATCCTGAAGGCCATGGAATCCAGCGATGCGCCGGTGCACGTGGTGGTGAAGTCCTTCGCCGCCTCGATGGCTGCGGGGATCACCACGCTGGCGAAGGAGTCCTACGCCTATCCGAACGCGATCATCCTGCACCACCAGATCAGCTCCACCCTCTTCGGCCAGCTGAACCTGACCGAGCAAGGTGAGGTGGTGAAAGAGAGCCAGCGCTGGTGGACGCGCCTCGCGACACCGGTGGCCCAGAAGATGGGAGTCACCACGGATGAGTTCATCCAGCGGATGTATGCCCACTCGACCTCGGGCGACTGGAGCGAATTCGGCGAAGATGCGCAGAAGCTGAAGTGGGTTAACCACATCGTGCAGGGCATCGAGGAAAGCTCCTTCACCAAGAACCCGGATGCGGCTCCTGCACCCCAACCGCAGGTGGCGGCCCAGCTGGAAGAGAAGGTGGATGCGAACGGCAAGCCCTTCGCCTTCCTGCCGCGCCTGACGCCGAAGGATGTCTACTTCCTCTACAATCCGGACAGCTACTACCGGATGCGCTGA
- a CDS encoding amino acid ABC transporter permease, translated as MSLSSRRLWNWIAIVLIAAFFGGLCTLVFSKLSPGWNWSKPWDYRGLLLSGWWCTLILSLGSLVGSLLVGVLLMLGQRSPLPAVKWTCRIFLEFVRDTPLLVQLLVGYFMIFAPLMSRSLESIGWNDKLVIGMILLSLFQGAYLGEILRGGVESIPRTQWESARAVGFNRGQVYRHVIFPQALRRVLPAIAGQFVSLIKDSSLLSVIGVQEFAYQARVYTSRTYGGLEAYVPLAIGYLVLTAPIAFLAHRLERRFRDET; from the coding sequence ATGAGCCTCAGCTCCCGTCGTCTCTGGAATTGGATTGCGATCGTCCTGATCGCAGCCTTCTTCGGCGGCCTTTGCACCCTGGTCTTCTCAAAGCTCAGCCCTGGCTGGAATTGGTCGAAGCCCTGGGACTACCGCGGCCTGCTTCTCTCCGGGTGGTGGTGCACGCTCATTCTGTCCTTGGGCTCTCTCGTGGGCAGCCTGCTCGTCGGTGTCCTGCTCATGCTCGGCCAGCGCAGCCCGCTGCCTGCAGTAAAGTGGACCTGCCGCATCTTCCTCGAGTTTGTCCGGGATACGCCGCTATTGGTCCAGTTGCTCGTCGGCTACTTCATGATCTTCGCCCCGCTCATGTCCCGCTCGCTGGAGTCCATCGGCTGGAATGACAAGCTGGTCATCGGTATGATCCTGCTCTCGCTGTTCCAGGGTGCCTACCTCGGGGAGATTCTCCGCGGCGGTGTGGAGAGCATTCCCCGCACCCAATGGGAGTCCGCCCGCGCCGTCGGCTTCAATCGCGGCCAGGTCTACCGCCACGTGATCTTCCCGCAGGCACTCCGTCGCGTCCTTCCGGCCATTGCCGGGCAATTCGTATCCCTGATCAAGGACTCCTCCTTGCTCAGCGTGATCGGCGTCCAGGAGTTCGCCTACCAAGCCCGCGTTTACACCTCCCGCACCTACGGCGGTTTGGAGGCCTACGTTCCGCTTGCCATCGGCTACCTTGTTCTAACAGCTCCGATCGCCTTCCTCGCCCATCGTCTCGAACGCCGCTTCCGCGATGAAACTTGA
- a CDS encoding amino acid ABC transporter ATP-binding protein: MKLEITGLTKCFGTHAALDGLDLHVEEGRVIVLVGPSGGGKSTLLRVLGGLETPDEGRVSLRGEDLPVSESGLLAYRRKNGFLFQQFNLFPHLTALRNLTLPLEEVHGMPAPQAKQTAEAALDRFGLLAHAHKRPAELSGGQQQRVGIARAVASKPEILFLDEPTSALDPEMTAEVLELIQELAEGGQRIILSTHEMGFARAVGDLVAFLAAGKVVEAAHPTKWFEQPQSEQAKRFLSRVLRYV; encoded by the coding sequence ATGAAACTTGAGATCACCGGCCTGACCAAATGCTTCGGCACTCATGCCGCCTTGGACGGCTTGGATCTCCATGTCGAGGAGGGCCGGGTGATCGTCCTCGTCGGTCCCTCCGGCGGGGGGAAGAGCACCTTGCTCCGCGTCCTCGGTGGCTTGGAAACTCCCGATGAAGGACGCGTTAGCCTGCGCGGCGAGGACCTGCCCGTGAGCGAGTCCGGCCTTCTCGCTTACCGCCGGAAGAACGGCTTCCTCTTCCAGCAGTTCAATCTCTTCCCGCATCTAACAGCACTGAGGAATCTCACCCTGCCTTTGGAGGAAGTCCACGGCATGCCCGCCCCGCAGGCCAAGCAAACCGCGGAAGCCGCCCTTGATCGCTTCGGCCTCCTCGCCCATGCCCACAAGCGCCCTGCGGAACTCTCCGGCGGCCAGCAGCAACGCGTCGGCATCGCCCGCGCCGTCGCCTCCAAGCCGGAAATCCTCTTCCTTGATGAGCCGACCTCCGCCCTCGACCCCGAGATGACCGCCGAGGTGCTGGAGCTCATCCAGGAACTCGCGGAAGGAGGTCAGCGCATCATTCTCAGCACCCACGAAATGGGCTTCGCCCGCGCCGTTGGCGATCTCGTCGCCTTCCTCGCCGCCGGCAAAGTCGTCGAAGCCGCCCACCCGACCAAATGGTTCGAGCAGCCGCAGTCTGAACAAGCCAAGCGCTTCCTTTCCCGCGTTCTCCGCTACGTCTAG
- a CDS encoding type II toxin-antitoxin system RelE/ParE family toxin, with translation MRVEFNPLVEQDISAAADWYREAGGNVAARFLSELRLAFEEIGEHPERFHFDATEWRRFNMRGFPYHILFREKAESIRVMAVRHNRQSPDRGINRK, from the coding sequence ATGCGGGTGGAGTTCAACCCGCTGGTGGAGCAAGACATTTCCGCCGCAGCCGACTGGTATCGGGAGGCCGGAGGGAACGTTGCGGCACGTTTTCTTTCCGAGCTCAGGCTGGCATTCGAGGAAATCGGCGAACACCCGGAGCGGTTTCACTTCGACGCTACAGAATGGCGTCGATTCAATATGAGAGGGTTCCCCTACCACATCCTTTTCCGAGAGAAGGCGGAGTCGATTCGGGTCATGGCAGTCCGACACAATCGGCAATCACCCGATCGCGGCATCAATCGAAAATAG
- a CDS encoding addiction module protein produces MIAIETLRNEVSQLPMKDRAAFAAFVLDTLPPPDHRVSDEEVQRRWDEMESGAVSGISMEELFSRIEGGVK; encoded by the coding sequence GTGATCGCGATCGAAACCCTGCGCAACGAGGTCAGTCAGCTCCCCATGAAGGATCGGGCTGCATTTGCCGCGTTCGTGTTGGACACGCTGCCGCCGCCCGACCATCGGGTTTCAGACGAAGAAGTCCAACGGCGATGGGATGAGATGGAATCGGGAGCGGTGTCCGGAATCTCCATGGAAGAGCTTTTTTCCCGGATCGAGGGCGGGGTGAAGTGA